In Janthinobacterium rivuli, a single genomic region encodes these proteins:
- the gspE gene encoding type II secretion system ATPase GspE: MSNLLPYAYARDFGLLARPGAVDGAPVEVLVAASTAPAAIAEVSRRFGQIQLTVLPRGELDAAIAGAYAGGGGDASQMADEFDADLDLTKLLQDVPAIEDLLESSDDAPVIRMINALLTQALREGASDIHIEPFEQTSVVRFRIDGSLRDVVRPRKAIHGSLISRIKIMAQLDIAEKRLPQDGRITLRVGGKPVDVRVSTLPTGHGERAVLRLLDKEAGRLDLQHLGMSAPMLGQFDGLITQPHGIVLVTGPTGSGKTTTLYAALSMLNATTTNILTVEDPIEYDLAGVGQTQVNPRIDMTFAKALRAILRQDPDVIMIGEIRDLETAQIAVQASLTGHLVLATLHTNDASAAVTRLLDMGIEPFLLSSSLLGVLAQRLVRKLCGSCKTFDGQYWQAVGCEHCGQTGYQGRVGVYELLRTTEQIRAQIHNRASEAEVRAVALQDGMTSMRDDGERWLRDGTTTQAELLRVTKD, encoded by the coding sequence ATGAGTAATCTGCTTCCCTACGCCTACGCGCGCGATTTCGGCTTGCTGGCCCGGCCCGGCGCCGTCGACGGCGCCCCCGTCGAGGTGCTGGTGGCCGCATCGACGGCGCCGGCGGCGATCGCCGAAGTGTCGCGCCGTTTCGGCCAGATCCAGCTGACGGTGCTGCCGCGCGGCGAACTCGATGCGGCCATCGCCGGCGCCTACGCGGGCGGCGGCGGCGACGCCTCGCAGATGGCCGATGAATTCGACGCCGACCTCGATCTGACCAAGCTGCTGCAGGACGTGCCTGCCATCGAGGATTTGCTCGAATCGTCCGACGATGCGCCCGTCATCCGCATGATCAACGCCTTGCTGACGCAGGCGCTGCGCGAAGGCGCGTCCGACATCCACATCGAGCCGTTCGAGCAGACCTCCGTTGTGCGCTTCCGCATCGACGGCAGCCTGCGCGACGTGGTGCGCCCCCGCAAGGCCATTCACGGTTCGCTGATTTCGCGCATCAAGATCATGGCGCAGCTCGACATCGCCGAAAAGCGCTTGCCGCAGGATGGCCGCATCACCCTGCGCGTGGGCGGCAAACCCGTCGACGTGCGCGTCTCGACCCTGCCGACCGGGCATGGCGAACGGGCCGTGCTGCGTTTGCTGGACAAGGAAGCGGGCCGCCTCGACTTGCAGCACCTGGGCATGAGCGCGCCCATGCTGGGGCAGTTCGACGGCTTGATCACGCAACCGCATGGCATCGTGCTCGTCACGGGCCCCACCGGCTCGGGCAAGACGACGACCTTGTACGCGGCGCTGTCGATGCTCAACGCCACCACCACGAACATCCTGACGGTGGAAGACCCGATCGAGTACGATCTGGCCGGCGTCGGCCAGACGCAGGTCAACCCGCGCATCGACATGACGTTTGCCAAGGCCTTGCGGGCGATTTTGCGGCAGGATCCGGACGTGATCATGATCGGCGAGATCCGCGACCTGGAAACGGCGCAGATCGCCGTGCAGGCCTCCTTGACGGGCCATTTGGTGCTGGCGACCCTGCACACCAACGACGCTTCGGCGGCCGTCACGCGCCTGCTCGACATGGGCATCGAACCGTTCCTGCTGTCCTCGTCCTTGCTCGGCGTGCTGGCGCAGCGCCTGGTGCGCAAATTGTGCGGCTCCTGCAAGACCTTCGATGGCCAGTACTGGCAGGCGGTCGGCTGCGAACATTGCGGCCAGACGGGCTACCAGGGGCGTGTCGGCGTATATGAACTGCTGCGCACGACGGAGCAGATCCGCGCGCAGATCCACAACCGCGCGTCGGAGGCGGAAGTGCGCGCGGTGGCCCTGCAGGACGGCATGACGAGCATGCGCGACGACGGCGAACGCTGGCTGCGCGACGGCACCACCACGCAGGCTGAATTGCTGCGCGTGACCAAAGACTAG
- the gspF gene encoding type II secretion system inner membrane protein GspF, translated as MPAFRYEAVDAQGATRKGVLNADSPRSARAELRVQGLVPLAVEPIAAQVDAAGVTKRRGFGERLSSTELALFTRQLASLLEAGLPLEQAFSALLEQAERPYLRDLIASIRSEVIGGAAFSDVLARHPRDFAEIYRALVASGEQIGHLSRVLSRLADYIERRNALVQKVKLAFTYPAIVTVVAFSIVIFLLTYVVPQIVSVFANTKQKLPMLTVIMLALSDFVRNYGLIVAVILVGAWFAWRRALQQPALKRRWHTWLLTAPLYGKFERSLNTARFASTLAITTGSGVPILRALDTSRDTLTNVAMQELVADASGAVREGVSLARALSAQKHFPPMLIHMIRAGEITGELPAMLERAASAQEQDLERRTLTIAGLLEPALILAMGVVVLLIVLAVLMPIIEINQLVR; from the coding sequence ATGCCCGCATTCCGTTATGAAGCCGTCGACGCGCAAGGCGCCACCCGCAAGGGCGTGCTCAATGCCGACAGCCCCCGTTCCGCGCGCGCCGAGCTGCGCGTGCAAGGCCTGGTGCCGCTGGCCGTCGAGCCGATCGCCGCGCAGGTCGACGCCGCCGGCGTGACCAAACGGCGCGGCTTTGGCGAGCGCCTGTCCAGCACCGAACTGGCCCTGTTTACGCGCCAGCTGGCCAGTTTGCTGGAAGCGGGCCTGCCGCTGGAGCAGGCCTTTTCCGCGTTGCTGGAACAGGCCGAGCGGCCGTATCTGCGCGATCTGATCGCCTCGATCCGCTCGGAAGTGATCGGCGGCGCCGCGTTTTCCGACGTGCTGGCGCGCCATCCGCGCGATTTCGCGGAAATTTACCGGGCGCTGGTGGCGTCGGGCGAGCAGATCGGCCATCTGTCGCGCGTGCTCTCGCGCCTGGCCGACTACATCGAGCGGCGCAATGCGCTGGTGCAGAAGGTCAAGCTGGCCTTTACGTATCCGGCCATCGTCACGGTGGTGGCGTTTTCCATCGTGATTTTCCTGCTCACCTACGTGGTGCCGCAGATCGTTTCCGTATTTGCCAACACCAAGCAGAAGCTGCCCATGCTCACCGTGATCATGCTGGCGCTGTCGGACTTCGTGCGCAACTATGGTCTCATCGTGGCCGTGATCCTGGTTGGCGCCTGGTTCGCCTGGCGCCGCGCGCTGCAGCAGCCGGCCCTGAAACGGCGCTGGCATACCTGGCTGCTGACGGCGCCTTTGTACGGCAAGTTCGAGCGCAGCCTGAACACGGCGCGTTTCGCCAGCACCCTGGCCATTACCACGGGGTCCGGCGTGCCGATCCTGCGCGCGCTCGATACCAGCCGCGACACCTTGACCAACGTAGCGATGCAGGAACTGGTGGCGGACGCCAGCGGCGCCGTGCGCGAGGGCGTCAGCCTGGCGCGCGCGCTGTCGGCGCAAAAGCATTTTCCGCCCATGCTGATTCACATGATACGCGCCGGCGAAATCACGGGCGAGCTGCCGGCCATGCTGGAGCGTGCCGCCAGCGCGCAGGAGCAGGACCTGGAACGCCGCACGCTCACCATCGCGGGCCTGCTGGAGCCGGCCCTGATCCTGGCCATGGGCGTGGTGGTGCTGCTGATCGTGCTGGCCGTGCTGATGCCGATTATCGAAATCAATCAGCTCGTCAGATAA